TTATCGAACTAAATGAATTATTATGCACATATATTGAAACCGTGGTATAGAGTTTTTGATGAGGACAATTTgagacaaaaaaatatttacaactgttttgcatataattttttcattaaataaattgctttgaaaattcaaatcgttttattttattttgtcagACATCCCTCATCCCGCAGAATTCAAAAAACGAAAAAGAGGCAAAACTACGGAGGATATCATCCAAGAAGATGTTGTGAAAAATCCCGAGGGAACACGAAGACCGTTATTTCTCCCTTTACCATATGAACacaaaatgtacaatttaatgCTGCACTCTCCAGGAAGCGACAAATTCGGTTTTAACAACCTGATGTCACCCCTTTCCTACCATTCCTTCCGGTACCAGGAACTGTGTTCTCCGACGTCCCCCGTTGCTCCCCACATTCCGAGCCCGACTCCAATTATCGATCCAGGATTTTCAAATCGAATATGCCCAAATCCAGCAACTCCGACAAAAGAACAGTTAGACAGCgtaaataactttgtaaaacCTTCCATTTCATTGCTCAAGGTGAGCAAATGACAAACAAACGATTAAATTTCATTGCCCcggaattaatgatttaaatgaaatgtgttttatttaaaaaaaaagtcctttaattttaacagtttatatttttgaaagcaTTTTTGCATTAGACATATTGACTTGATTTTTGATTGATGTTTCAGCATTCAGTCGTCCATGGTGTAGAACTCATTAACGGTGGATTTGGTATGAAAAATCCGATCATTGCGCATGCTCAGGATCAGCGAATACTGACTCCCCTAAGTAATGCATGTAAGTATAGCTTTAGATATTGGTAGAAATTATGATCAGCTAATTAATATGAATTCTTCTACACGAATACACGACAGATAAATTACAAGATACTTTAACCtgaaaatctataaataaataatcaatacCTTGGAGATACgtcttttgataaaatatgtttgtttgaaCAGCTGAGGACGGCCAGAGCTTCACTTGCAGTATCTGTACCAAGTCTTTTCCCCTTCAGAGGTTGCTAAACCGTCACCTGAAATGTCACAGTGAAATCAAGAGATACCTTTGCACGATATGTGGCAAAGGTTTCAACGATACTTTCGATCTCAAACGACACACAAGAACACATACAGGTGAGATTCGTCATTTTGTAAAATCTATATAAAATCTATATCTCCTTACAACAAATGTGTGCATGTATAatcataaaacacatttttaaaaataacgatTTGGTTGCCATCAATAAAGTTACAGACTCGAAAAAATGACAATTCTGGAACAAATTTCGTGCTTTTTGAACAGGTGTCCGTCCATACAAGTGCGTGACTTGCGGTAAGGCGTTCACCCAGCGCTGCTCACTCGAGTCACACGGGCGCAAAGTCCACGGGTTCAACTTCCAATACGCCTACAAGGAGCGCCGGAACAAGTTGTACGTGTGCGAGGATTGTGGTCACACGACCTCTGACCCCGGACAACATTTCATTCACCTGAAACACTTCCATCCTCAAAACCCCGTCTTACTAAAGTTCTACGACAAAAGACAGTTCAAGTTTTCTGAGTCTTCCAACGACAGTGAGGAGATAATGGACCTTTCCGTTACTAAAAGATAATATTGGTGAAAATGCCAAATAGTTgatgataataattataatgttgatgatgatgataatgcaCGTATACCGAaagtttgtaatttttaatatctataTTTATACATGATTTGAaggatattatatatttttttaaagtgctatTGGGGGTTCTTTGCAACAGAGAGTACACTTTTAGGACATGGTGCAATAAAAAAGAGGCGGGCCACATACTTGCAATATACACCTATCTCCTCTCTATATCACCTGTGATTACATTGATATCTACTTGTTCTCGTTATGGCATATATTTTATAGAttatatgataaatcaatattacttttttgcataaaaacatttcatacATGACTACCTTTGTTTTCTCCATTTTTAATTCATCGCCATATTTCTGTTCTTCATATAGAGCTTTTTAGGGTAATGTTTTCATGCAGTGTATTGTCTCTTGCACATGAAAAAATGATGCAATACGAAGAGGTAACAGACAAGCGTTGCTAACGGAATTATGCACATCACACAGCTGTAGACAAATTGCTATACAAAGAACTGTGTTTTTAGCATTTAATGGTACAAGTATATGATTAACTAAAAAAAGTTATCTCTTATTAAATGTAGTGTTGACAATATCGTAACTCAACCAAATGCAGTTAAAAtgcaatgaaaattttaaagacttttaataaataattgatttagtCGGAATACGGTTGTATGCAGTTTTTTGTTCCAGTGATAAGATCTTTGAATCTGCCGTATCATACATTTAATAATGGTCATTGTGCAATTCATAATATATCACTCCTGGGGGTTATTGTCAAAAAACCGCTTTattgcattttaatttcacCTCTAACATTCGATCAGCGACTATTAATTTCAGAAACTCATCTCATTTCTTGTTGattttttacgaaaataaaaatgcCAGATTCCACACAAAAAATACGCTTCTCTATCGAACTAAAATTATATCTTGAAGGTGGAAAGTTGTCAAACGAGATTTTTATGAGAAGTAGGCGAACGAGAGAAGAACGGAATTTTGTAACAAATTGTCGCTCTCCTTGAAAATAATCCCAATACAAAGGGtgtgtttgttgtttttcaTAGCTTACCTACAGTTAGGGGACACTAGGTTTAAGTGTACCGTTGTTTGGGTGCTGTAGACTTGGTTTCCCACGGTGCTAACAATGAAGAGTCATCTTCCTTCACCAACTCCGTTACCGTAACGGCGCTTACATGTAGCTTGGTGTAAAATGTCTCGCACTTCTCATGCAATGTCTTACATATATGTGATTATTGCATTTCAGTGCAGGAGGATCCGAGACGAAGGGTTCTGTTTTCGTACTTACCCTATTCTTTGACTTGAAGGATACCGGTTCGAGTTTCACCGTTATGCGCTAAATACATCACGGTTCCTTGTATCTTTGAATGTGCTATACTGTGattaatatgtatataatacGATCCTACTGACTCTTCTTGAATCAAATGGCGTGGGAAAAGCGTAATCCTTGTTGCCTTTACTATTGACAAATCGGAAGTAATTATAGAATGGCGACGCAAGGGCAGATGTCGCTTTTGCTACTGTAATATTTCACGAAAAAAGTAACTGTTTCCCACCCTTTTAAGACACTGAGGTAACCTATAATAGCTTGATGGTATCTTAGATAATATACAATGCTTAATACCAGTGGGCCTATAAGAATATTCAAGCTAATACATCATGTTATAGCTATCCGATTTTCTTCCTCTGCTTGTCTCGCAATTTTGTTACACATTTGTTACGCATTCtcgtttttgcttttttaattttctacttTTGTAATTCAAACATTAGCAATAGAAAGCAAAGGGgttaaattttttgtaatttcatatttaaagtttttaggTGTTTTCATCCTTACAAAAGATTTGTCATCGTTGGTGAGAATGTTAATTAATCGGGCATGTCGAGCAGTAGAGAATTTTTAGTTAGAAGGCTTAACCCCTCAACATGTGAACGACACGAAATTTGCATTTAGAAAGTTATTTAATGAGAAAATTACAGTAATAAAGTTCACTAGACCCATGTGGTCTTCAATTTTAAATCTGgtaaaattacattaaatttcttaaatgtttcaACCCGGTGAAGGGCTCTGTTACCCAACGGTTCTTTTATTATGGGAGTCATCAGACCAAATAATCCATTATAGTCCAATAGTTGCGCCGCTGCAAGCATAACAGTTTGAAAGTTGTGaagaaaattaaagttttgataATTGTATCCTTCCATTCAGCGTGGGATAGCCGTGTACCCACCCCTTATTGTCCTCACTGTATTGtgtaactgttttaaagataaacacACAGCCTAACGACTGTAAGAGTCCCCATAGCAAGCTATTGTAATGAAGACATTTATGCTTGTCAAACAGGAAAATACACCTGACATGTATCTAAACATTATCATTGCATTGaggaggatttttttttttaaaacgaaaggagttcaaagttgaaaatgaaaataagatcttattttcataaaagagagaaaaatgttttaagaatgTGAACGGGAAGAGCAGAAACCATGACGGCCAAAGAAGGCTTAAAATGATGTTGACAAAACATGCTGGAGCTAagattttttcagttttttcttGTGATGAGAAAGTACTTAATCACTACAAAGTGTTCCACTTCAatcgaaaaaaaaccccgatacACCCAAGATTTTGAACAGTAAAGATATCATAATTCCATATAGATCAAAATATTCCTTTATATAGCATATCCATCATTCAGGGATTTTAATAATTAGATCCTGCATAAAACCAACGAACACTGCCTTCAAATTTGTAGTAAACGTAACTAATATACTGGTAGAATACATTTGATCACGTGAATAAACGATAACAAATTGAAGCTTTGTAAGTTCAAAGTATTAACGACAATGTACATGTTGAAGGTGAAACATTAcataatatataacatataaataGACATACAGGTACAGAAGCACTGAAACAACTCCGTTACATTTATGCTGAACAATGGATTACCAAGCTCTACAACTTCCAgcaactaaaaaaaatttatattgtagattttattttgtcatGTATCAAAGTATTATTTACAAACACATTTGGATACATACtagttataaatttattttaaacaaaaaaattattttccaaattaattcattaaaaaaccaaatatcatgatataaataattacttgtacaaagaaaacacaatagtgctttttattgcattaaaaacacaaaaagttTACTCTTTCTATACACTGTACACTTCAAATTAATGTTAgtaaaaatgcatataaatctatggggtttttttttttttagctaataTTGAAAAagctttgaaattgatttaatttttagtaTATCGagacaaatatttgaaaatgaaatacatatatagattgtataaactatcaattaatataaatcaattacagtagacaaattcattttaaaaaaagaaaacaaagtagATCAGGTATATGTCCTAAACGAAGTGAAatatttaaagctatacacgctataatttgcgtcaattttgaataaaggggaaaatgtatgtgtttgattactaataaaagttacctttattctgttaattataatgctcaattcgatcacgtaacaaatatatcaaatattaaacaataaaaaatatttattttcctgccaggaaagtaatgcctcctcgtgaatatcaatctatcacgtgatatcgacagctaaatttagcctatcataccaaaactggtgaagggtcaacatcttcataattgtgatagttttacaaaggaaaggatattttcagtaaagcataaatttgtccgatatacgagtgcaaacaaaagaaaaaaatacaagcctgtgagtaaatatgaatacttcctttaaaaaaatgacgtagacctgtgttttccccctatgtgctatttatagatcccataagtgttaatgcagaagtaagggtatcgtgaatggcaagcgtattttactcattatacatgtatgtatttcaaattaacaactgttaagcatattaaaaatcaagttggatatttaattaggaaaacaataacgaccacctagttctccgcggacatgcgcaatgaggtcggtttgctcttccttcatcaatattcatgaaaaggtatattttcctggcaggaaaataaacaattaaaaatctatatctttgtaacgagatggaattcacccttgtaatttacagattaaggataacttttataagtagacaaacacatgcgttttcactgtcattcaaaattgacgcaaattatagcgtgtatagctttaaagcTTTTGGTTAAcgtttaaagggacttggacacaattttagatcaaaattttctttcctttttttatgtttaaaatggtttacttgctcattttgaatgattgaccaaactTTGAATGTTAAAAGTCAAGTTATAAAAGAGATATAGATGAaagaaatcattgttatgttaacaaagctcgagtcttatatttgtttacaaataatgttaagtatggaattaccatttttttgacaaaatgaatcGTGGCAAAGAGagtaaactgattcaatgtgttcatagataatatgctaaacagaaaaaagcaacatttgatttaGACTTaaaccaataaaacacatacgTAAACCATAACAAAGCtccagttttgtttaaaaaacacaaattttcaaactctgtatcttgcttatatctcaatatttgactttcaaattttgacaaagcattaaaagtacccatattaaggtggaataacacacctgaaaACAGTCACTcgaattaacagtaaattatttgattatgaaagatattatgataaataaactgtgcATATGTCAAATGAGCGAAGAATTTGCAGTCTGGGgatataaaatgaatatctaaaaaattcaattcagtatCTAACAGCAAAAGCCCCCAatggattcgaactcgggatatACGGATCACAAACCCAACACTTTAACCACCCGGCTATGAAGTAAGGTACATGTCACCGtcgataaaatcattttaatataacaaaatgtCGTTTTGAttagaggtcagccattttgtgacgatgtgttattccaccttaaccattctaaacattaaaactgggaaagtaaaactttaaattttgagctcaaaccgtgtccaagtccctttaaagaaaaaaatatataaggtttttGCAATAATAGCTTTGTagtaacctctaatgatacattATCCTCTAATGATATTAagttgcattagtggtcagaATCTTGACCGTtcatgatataatattattattaaagaaCTACCTAGCCGTAcattaataatacaaatttaaaatgatatcataaTTGGTTAAAATTCACATCAATTAATGATATgtgataaaaacacaaaaaagtaCATCGTTTACCATTCGTGATATAATTTTCATTGCAATAAAGGATGAACGTCAACTATTAATGTTACAGTCATTTAAGAAATAGTActgttttaagttttttatgTTCCTCTACATACATTATAGTATCATGAATTGTTGAAGTCCATC
The nucleotide sequence above comes from Magallana gigas chromosome 2, xbMagGiga1.1, whole genome shotgun sequence. Encoded proteins:
- the LOC105338997 gene encoding transcription factor ovo-like homolog lin-48 isoform X2, producing MPKSFLVRGQHRPKATTEVLDSQLEVKSTLKLLDDEKSPVQENKSEKDIPHPAEFKKRKRGKTTEDIIQEDVVKNPEGTRRPLFLPLPYEHKMYNLMLHSPGSDKFGFNNLMSPLSYHSFRYQELCSPTSPVAPHIPSPTPIIDPGFSNRICPNPATPTKEQLDSHSVVHGVELINGGFGMKNPIIAHAQDQRILTPLSNASEDGQSFTCSICTKSFPLQRLLNRHLKCHSEIKRYLCTICGKGFNDTFDLKRHTRTHTGVRPYKCVTCGKAFTQRCSLESHGRKVHGFNFQYAYKERRNKLYVCEDCGHTTSDPGQHFIHLKHFHPQNPVLLKFYDKRQFKFSESSNDSEEIMDLSVTKR
- the LOC105338997 gene encoding zinc finger protein Gfi-1b isoform X1; translated protein: MPKSFLVRGQHRPKATTEVLDSQLEVKSTLKLLDDEKSPVQENKSEKDIPHPAEFKKRKRGKTTEDIIQEDVVKNPEGTRRPLFLPLPYEHKMYNLMLHSPGSDKFGFNNLMSPLSYHSFRYQELCSPTSPVAPHIPSPTPIIDPGFSNRICPNPATPTKEQLDSVNNFVKPSISLLKHSVVHGVELINGGFGMKNPIIAHAQDQRILTPLSNASEDGQSFTCSICTKSFPLQRLLNRHLKCHSEIKRYLCTICGKGFNDTFDLKRHTRTHTGVRPYKCVTCGKAFTQRCSLESHGRKVHGFNFQYAYKERRNKLYVCEDCGHTTSDPGQHFIHLKHFHPQNPVLLKFYDKRQFKFSESSNDSEEIMDLSVTKR